Within Elizabethkingia sp. JS20170427COW, the genomic segment AAACCAACTCTGGCGTTTGTTTCTTTGTAACCTTTTTCAGACATTGTTGCTACGTTAACCCCAGCTTTAATACCGAAACTTTGTGCATATGTTAATGATCCTATCATTACTGCTGCACCGAAAATTAATTTTTTCATTTGATTTATATATTATATGTATGTTTTTTTAGTTAAAAATATGCTGTTAGTTTAAGCCCTAAAGAAAAATAGTTTATCTTTTCTTTTACAGAATCATCATTAAAACTAGTGTTGAGCTCGTCATCATTTTTAATATCATCGCTAAAGGTATAATGAATCTTAGAATTAGACATATGATAGTCCGCAAAAGCTGTAATCCCTAATTCTGAATTTAACTTATAGGTTAGCGATGCACCATTGGTCCATCTGAAACTTTTTGAAGGCTTGTAATGGGCAACTTCCAATTCGTTATTAGGCAAATCTATCAAACTACTCTGCACCAACACTTTTCCTCCTGCTGGAGATGAATAACCTGCTATGGTTTTTAACATCATCTGCCATTTATCCGAAAAATCGTGTGCAAAATAAGGTCCTATTCCCATATTAATAAACCCTAATGCTTGGGTGTTGATATCTAAGCCTCCTAAAGAAGGATCATCAAAATCTAATCTTTGTGTACTCACAGGGAAACTTGTAAAACTAAAATTAGCTCCTACGCCCCATTTCTTTGTAAAAAAGTAAGCTCCTTCTAAACCAGCTTCAAATCCTGATTCCTTTTTATCATCCAATTCGGATTCCTTCAAAAAGTTAGTAGTAGATAAAGCAGATCCAAATTTCAAAGCTAAAAATGAAGGGTTCTCATTTCCTTCGAATTTAGAAAACAAACCTAAATTATCCCCCTTGTTTTTATAAATTTTATCGATAAAGAAATAACCCAATTCGGTTGACAATATTCCTATACCCGCTCCTGCTAATACATCTGAAATCCAATGTCTATTGTTTAAATTTCGCCCTAACCCCGTAAATGTTGCTACACTATATCCTCCAATACTATAAAGTGGATTAACCACCCCATACTCTTTGTGTAGAAAAGAGGCGTTATTAAAAGCATTAGCTGTATGCCCTGAAGGAAATGAATTATTTTGTGAACCATCTGGCCTTTCTACCTTGGCTGTATATTTAATACCATTTACAATAAGAGCCATAATTGCCGCACTCGCTGCGTAAGATAGGGTTGCTCTTCCTATATTATTTCTACCTTTTACTCCCGATAATTTCAGGCCATATACTGCTACAGCTGGAGCATATTGCATATAATCGTCATATCCTACTTTAAAATTAGGAATATATCGGTTTCTGATTTCCCGAATATGCTTACGCTCCCCCCATGTTGCTGCTGAAGCCGCAAATAAAACAGTGGGAGCTATAGCCATACGTACTCCTTCTTTTTGGAAGAAAGTTTTCTTTACAGGCTGCTCAAACGAACTAGTTGAAAGCGTATCAGCTAACATTATTGAAGGATTAGTCTGCGCTACTCCCCAACTGAAAGGAAAAATTAAAAACAACACCTTTTTCATAATAGAATAGTATATTCAATAATTTATAATATTATATTTTATGTAAAATTAACAGTACAAATTTAAAACAATATTTTTTAGTACATGACAAATAGTTTATATTCACTTTATTTCACGCTTTATTTACCTTAATAAAAGTGGTACATTTTACTACTAGATTCCGACCGAAAAACTTTATTATCACTTTTTTGAAACCTCCTATTTATAAAAGCATTTTATTGGTATATTTGCACCTTAAATCCATATAAAATGTTTTTCTATTTAAAAATTAGCTAATATTTTTCCCTATCTCGAAAAAGAACAAATCGACAATCGAAATCTATATTAAAGATTTCGACAGGGTTTTTATTATCTAAATTTTTATAAAATGAAAAATCAAAATAAGTCATTTATTTGGCTCATTATCTTTTTAGTTGGGTTTCCTCAGATTAGCGAAACCATTTACACACCTTCACTTTCTTTTTTAGCGTCCGCACTTGCGGTAAGCAATAACGAAATCCAGAAAACGTTGAGTATTTATTTCTCTGGATTTGCAATTGGAGTATTTCTGTGGGGAATTCTTTCCGATATTATCGGACGTAAATCTTCAATGATTTCAGGAATTATTTTATACATCATCGGATCTATTCTCTGCTATCAATCATACAGCTTTGATTTTTTGATCTTAGCAAGATTTATTCAAGCTCTTGGTGCATCAGTAGGATCCTGTGTAAACCAAACCATTTTGCGTGATGTTTATACAGACAAAGAACAGATTGGTGTTTTTAGTACTATCTCTGCTGTACTAGCTTTTTCACCAGCAATTGAGCCTTTATTAGGAAGTATTGTTGCATCGATTTGGGATGTCTATGCTGTGTTTATAGTATTGATTACGATGGGTTTTTGTGCTTTCTTTTGGTCTATTTTTAGTCTGAAAGAGACTTTAATTCTCCATGAAAAACCAAAATATAATTACAAGCAAATAGTCAAAAATATTGGTTTAGATAAATCATTTTGGATTTATGGTGGACTAATTGGAGTGGTAAATGGTGTTATTTTTAGTTATTACGGCGAAGCACCTTTTATTTTTATAGATTATTTTAAATTTACTATTGTTGAATATGGTTGTATTGGATTTGCCATAGCCATAGCAAATTTTTTAGGTGCACGATATTGTAAAAAACTAAATGGCAAAAAATCTCATCAAAGAATTCTCTTTACTGGAAACTGTATATTTTTCTTTGGAACAATAGTCCTTTTATTGGCAGCTATCTTTTTAAAACCTCATTCTGTGATTTTGATTTCTACCTTTTTGGCAGCTATTTTCATTATCTTTTTTGGCTTGGCCTGTATGCTACCCATTTGTTTGAGCAATGCACTGATCAATCATAAAGCAAATTTGGGAATTTCAGGTGCTTTTTTGGGGTTGTATTACTATGCCATTGTAGGTGGAGTCACTTTTCTAATGAGTTTTTTTCATACTTTATCATTATTCGTTCTTCCTTTATTTTTGCTGTTTTGGTTTACAATCAACTCTGTTTTAATATTAATGAATCGAAAATAAACCATTGATTACCGCAACCTAAAAACAACAAGGCTACCTCATCTAGTAAAGGTAGCCTTGTTGTTCTTTATCAACTTAAATTTAAATTATTATCAAGAATGTGATTACAATTCCTTTCTCAATCGAGCCACTGGTATATTCAGTTGCTCTCTATATTTAGCAATAGTTCTTCGGGCAATATTAAAGCCTTTTTCCTTTAACATCCCTACTAGAGCATCATCGGTATAAGGCTTTCTTTTATTCTCTTTATCGATAATATCTTGAAGATGGGTTTTTATTTCCTTAGTGGAAACTTCCTCTCCTTCATCGTTTACTAAACTATCTGAGAACAAATCTTTAAGATATACAATTCCATTAGGAGTGTCTGCATATTTACTTTTCACAACCCTAGAGATGGTTGAGATATCAAAACCTGTAATATCCGCAATATCTTTTAGAATCATCGGCTTTATGCTTTTATCATCTCCAGTAATAAAATATTCATGCTGTAGTTTGATAATCGCATTAATCGTCTGCAACAGCGTATTTTGTCTTTGGTTGATTGCATCTATATACCATTTTGCAGCATCTAGTTTTTGCTTAATAAATAATGCTGCTTGCTTATGTTCTGCAGAGTTCTTATCGTGAGAATAGGTGGTTAAAATATCTCTATACTCTTCTGAAACCCTTAGGGAGGGTGCGTTTTTACTGTTAAGAGCCGCGGTAACCTTATTGTTCTTTACTGAAATCTGAAAATCTGGAATAATCTCTTGATTAATGGTAATCGTTTGAGTATCAAAGTTTCCCCCTACTTTAGGCGACAATTTAGAGATCACGTCTAAGGCATCTTTAAGGTCTTCTTCTTCAATATCGTATTTATTGAGAATTTTTTGATAATGCTTATTGCTAAGGGCTTCAAACTGGTCTTTCAAAATATGATAAGCAAGTGTTACCGCTTTATCTGAGCTTACTTTCTTTTCTATCTGAAGCAATAAACACTCTTGTAAATCTCGTGCTGCTACTCCTGGTGGATCTAGCTTTTGAACGTAATTTAAAAGAATTTCTTCCACCTGCTCTTGGGTTGTATAGACACCTACAGAAAAGGCTAAATCATTTACAATAGATTTCACATCTCTCCTCAGGTACCCATCATTATCCAAATTACCTATAATATACTCTGCAATTTTAAGGTCGTCTTCAGACATTTGTATCATTCGGATTTGCTCAATAAGATACTCATATAAAGACTGCCCTTCTGTAAGCAGGGATTGGTTATCAAACTCTTCATCATCTGACGAATAATTACTAGAAGCTGTTTTATAGGATGGTTCATCATCAAAAAGGTATTCGTCTACATCAAAGTCGGTTTCTATAGATTCGGTACCTTCATCGTCATACAAATCATCACTATTGTAATCCTCTTCTGCATTATCTTCGGTAACTTTTTCCAAGGCAGGGTTCTCTTCCAACTCTCTTTCTAACTCTTCTTCAAACTCTAGAGTATGGAGCTGTATAAGTTTCATCAATTGAATTTGCTGAGGAGCCATTTTTTGGCCTAGTTTAATCTGTAAATTTTGCTTCAACATAACTAATTTGCCTTAAAGTTTTTAGCTTTAGACTTTACGAAGTTAAAGAAAAAAAACGAAACTATAAAGATTTGCATGGTTTTTGCTGTGACACGAAAAATGCAAATAGTTTTTAGTATCCATAAAAAAAGCCTTCAAATTATTGAAGGCTTTTTATTTTATTAAAATTCAGCATTTTTAGGATATCTTGGGAAAGGAATTACATCCCTAATATTGGTCATTCCGGTAATGAATAGTACTAATCTCTCTAATCCTAATCCAAAACCTGCATGAGGAACCGAACCAAATTTTCGGGTATCCATATACCACCATAGTTCTTTTTCATCTACATGCATTTCTTGCATTTTTTGTCTCAACACATCAATTCTTTCTTCTCTTTGAGATCCTCCGATAATTTCACCAATACCTGGGAACAATACGTCCATAGCGGCAACAGTTTTGTTATCTTCATTCATTCTCATATAGAAAGCTTTAATATCTTTAGGATAGTCGAACAGAACTACTGGAGATTCAAAATGTTTTTCTACCAAATATCTTTCATGCTCGGACTGTAAATCAGCTCCCCATCCCTCAATAGGGTACACAAATTTTCTTTTTTTATTTTCTTTAGAGTTTAATAAAATCTCTATTGCCTCTGTATAGCTAACTCTTTTGAATCTTTTTGCAACAACATTTTCCAGCTTCTCGATAAGGCCTTCTTTAGCTCTTTCTTTTTCTGGTTTTTGTTTTTGATCTTCTGCAAAACGTTTATCTAAAAACTGTAAATCATCTTTACAATGATCCAAAACATATTGGATAACATATTTCAAGAAATCTTCAGCTAAATCGATATTGTCCTCAAGATTATTAAACGCTACTTCAGGTTCTATCATCCAGAACTCAGCCAAGTGACGAGTAGTGTTAGAATTTTCAGCACGGAAAGTAGGTCCGAAAGTATAAATCCTACCCAATCCCATTGCAGCAGTTTCTCCTTCTAGCTGTCCTGAAACGGTAAGGTTGGTTTTTCTACCAAAGAAGTCTTGGGAATAGTCTACCTCTCCATTTTCATCTCTTGGGATATTATTAAAATCGAAGTTAGAAACTCCAAACATTTCACCAGCTCCTTCCGCATCTGCTCCGGTAATTAATGGAGTATTAATGTAGAAAAACTGTCTGTCGTTAAAGAAAGAATGAATAGCAAAGCTAATGGCATGACGAACTCTGAATACCGCTCCAAAAAGGTTGGTCCTGAATCTTAAATGCGCTTGCTCACGAAGTTTCTCCAAGCTATGTTTTTTAGGCTGAAGAATAGTGCTTTGCAACTCTTCGGTAAAATTATCTCCTAAGATGCAGATTTTTTTAGCAATAATCTCTATAGTTTGTCCGCTACCTTGGCTTTCCACTACTTCTCCTTCTATCTTAAGTGAAGAAGCGGTATTGATATTTTTAATAATATTTTCGTCGAAATTTTCAAAATCTACAACAATTTGTAAATTATTGATGGTTGATCCATCATTTAGGGCTACAAATCTATTAGAACGGAATGCACGTACCCATCCTTGGATGGTAATATCATGATGCAAAAACTTTTTATAATCTACTAAAAGTTCGCTAATGGTCATTTTATTCATTTCAAAAACTTTAATTCAAGTTGTGCAAATTTAAGGAAGATATAATAGTATTTCAAGTTTAAAAGAATTTAAAAAGGATTATTTTTAAAATTCTCATCTTATTGACTAAAAAAGCAGATAAAAACCACGTTCTCATCTGCTTTTGCTTTATCTTATACTGAAAAATATTTCAAGATTAGTATCTATAATATTCCGGTTTGAAAGGACCTTCCACGGTTACTCCAATATATTTAGCTTGCTCTTCAGAAAGAGTTTCTAGCTCTACTCCTAATTTTGCTAAGTGTAAAGCAGCTACCTTTTCATCCAAGTGTTTTGGTAAGGTATATACTTTATTTTCATAACGATCTGAATGTTGCCATAGTTCCATTTGAGCTAAAGTCTGATTGGTAAATGAGTTAGACATTACAAAAGAAGGGTGACCTGTTGCACAACCAAGATTTACCAAACGTCCTTCTGCTAAGATAATAATATCCTTACCGTTGATTACGTATTTATCTACCTGAGGCTTAATTTCCACTTTGGTATCTCCATAGTTAGCATTCAACCAAGCCATATCGATTTCGTTATCGAAGTGTCCAATGTTACAAACGATAGTTTTATCTTTCATTTTCTCAAAATGCTCACCTCTTACAATTCCAAAGTTTCCTGTGGTAGTGATAATGATATCTGCATTCTCTACAACGGTTTCCAATTTTTTAACTTCGTAACCTTCCATAGCCGCTTGTAATGCACAGATTGGATCGATTTCAGTAACAGTAACAATTGCACCTGTTCCTCTGAAAGATGCCGCAGTACCTTTACCTACGTCTCCATAACCGCAAACCACTACTCTTTTTCCTGCCAACATTACATCGGTAGCTCTTCTGATAGCATCTACAGCAGATTCTCTACAACCGTATTTATTATCGAATTTAGATTTCGTTACAGAGTCGTTTACGTTAATTGCAGGAATTACTAAAGTTCCGTTTTGCATTCTTTCATACAATCTGTGTACTCCTGTAGTTGTTTCTTCGGATAAACCTTTGATGTCTTTTGTTAATTCTGGATATTTATCAAAAACCATATTGGTAAGGTCTCCACCGTCATCCAAAATCATGTTAAGAGGTTTTCTTTCTTCACCAAAGAATAAAGTTTGCTCAATACACCAGTCGAATTCTTCTTCGTTCATCCCCTTCCATGCGTAAACAGGGATTCCAGCAGCAGCAATAGCAGCAGCAGCGTGATCCTGTGTAGAGAAAATATTACAAGAAGACCAAGTAACTTCCGCACCTAAAGCGACCAAAGTCTCGATAAGAACAGCTGTTTGAATAGTCATATGAAGACATCCTGCAATCCTAGCACCTTTTAAAGGTTGCTGAGGACCAAACTCTTCACGTAGGGACATTAGACCTGGCATTTCAGCTTCTGCCAATTCTATTTCTTTTCTTCCCCATTCAGCTAGGGAAATATCTTTAACTTTGTACGGTACAAATTGAGTTTTTGCTTCCATAAATCTTTGGATTTAATAATAATATTTATGCAAATTTACAATCTAATATTCGATTAACAAAATGCCTTTATATCAAGATTTTTCAAATAATAAAGCCAAAATCTGGATTTGGAAATATGATGAAAACGACCTACTAAACCCTCATGAACTGCTTCATGATGAAGAGTTTTTGAAATGGGAGAAATACCATCCTAAAAAACAATCGGAAATGTTGATGGTTAGGAAAATGCTTAAAGATTACCTCCCTCATTGTATGATTAAGTATTTCGATAATGGTGAACCGTACTTGGAAAATTCTTCTTTTGAAATTTCCATTACCCATTCTTTTCCCTTTGCTGCTCTTGCTATTGGTCGTAAAAAAATAGGCATCGACCTTGAGAAAGTAAAGGATAAAATCATCAAAATTGAAAACAAATTCATCTTACATGAATTTCAATTTATCCCCGAAGGCAAATCTCGTGAAGAATACCTCACCGCTATTTGGTGTGTAAAGGAAGCTTTGTATAAAATACATTCTTCAAAATTTTGGTCTTTAAAGAAAAATTACGAGGTACTCCCCTTCGATATCAATAGTGGAGAAATGATAAAATGTAGGGTATATAATGATGAGTTTTCAGATTATTTTTCAGCGAATTTAAAAAGATTCGACAATTTTATTTTCGCAGAAGTATCCGAGTGATTCTCCTGGGACAATAATTTATGAAGAATTTTAAGATGTCCTTCGGTAAGGTTATTTATCAACACCAAAAGCTCATTAATACTTTTCAATTGGCTTAGCTTACTAATCTGATCGGGATGGGTACTAAAAGAAGCTTCTTTTTCCAAAATCTCCCTTTTACGTTTTTGTAGCAAGGTTTCTATTTTATCCGAAGGCTCTTTATAATCTATGAATGGAGATTTATCTTTTTCTGTAACCCCTTCTTCCTCCAGCAAAATTTGCATTTCGATAAAATTGCACATAATTTTCTTCATCCAATTTTCGATATCCACCTCTGTATAATTTTCTCTTTTTTGGGCATACATCGAAAGAGAGGCGATATAAGCCGTGAGCAGCTGAGTGGTATTTACAAATTGGTGTACTCTTCTCATCGCCAAATGTTGTTGTGCTTTAGGGTCTGAAATCATTTTTTGGAAATTATCCGACAAGTTGGCCAATGCAATAATAGCATCCTTTCTTTTCTCTTTAAAAACCTGAATTTTATCCTCGTCTTTATCCATCAGCATTTGGCAAACAACATAGAAATATTCTTTATTCTTTTTAATCATCTGTGCCAAATGATTTTTATTCTGAGTCCTTTCCCATACAGGAAGTACAAAGTAAGAAACCACAAGGCTTATTGCCGACCCTATCAACGTATCCAATACTCTGTCTTTAAATAAATCTTGGAATTTTCCTGGGGAAAATATATTAAAAGACATAAAAACATACATGGTCATAAAAAATACAGCAATTGCATATTTATTTTTTATGAAAGCATAACAAAGCGTCATACTCACCAATAGTATTGCCAACAGTATATTGCTATCTTGTATGTAATATAAAATAGCAAAACTAACTACCGCTCCTGCAAAAGTACCTCCCAAACGCATTAGATTTCGCTCTTTGGTGTTGCTAAAAGCTGGTTTTTGAATAGCCAATATCGCGATAAGGATCCAATAAGAGTGCCCTAGATGCTCAAAAATTAATAAAGAAACAACATATCCCATTACCAAAGCTGTGGTAATCCTTACAGCATGCCGAAAGTGTAAGGACTTTAGCGACATGTTTAGCCTTAGCAATTTAAAATTAAACTTCTCTACTTTAGGAGCAAAACGCTCATAATCCAACCCCGAGGAGAGACTTTTTGCCAACTTAGGATCGTAACTAGAAGCGCGATAGATAGTTTTTATTTTTTTGGTAATTTCCGTAAAGTTCATCAGTATCTGACGAAGCATCATAAAGTCTTGGAAATTTTCATGAGACATCTCCTTATTCCTAAGCTTAAAATATGCTTTATGGCAACTCATCAACTCTCTATCCAAATTATAAATAGGATAAGCTTTTTGATTGGATTGTACAGCAATACCTATATTCAGAACTTCTTCGGAAAGGATTAATATATACTTATGAAAATTGAGCAATATTTTCTTCTGCCCAAATTTTTCTTGAAGGGTTTTATAATTCTGCTGGGAAGTAAAAATCTGCTCGAATAGATCGATACTTTTCAAAAACATCAACATGATGATCCTACTGGTAGTTGTAGATTCATTAATAAACCTACGTGTTGTAAACAAGATTTCTCTTAAATTCTCTTGATGCTTTTTTAAATGAATCTGAGACGTCATCAGATTCTGATAAAGCGTATCAAAGTTGGGATGATCTAAATAAAATTTCGATTTAATCTTTAAATAGTTCCCTAGCTCTATGAAATTTTCACCCAAAATCTGCTTAATCAGTAAATAAGGTGAAATTTTAGTCATAATTAAAAACAACAGAAAAGACCAGCTTGCTCCTAAAGCAATAATTATAGCTGTTTCTACTGGCTTTCCACCTGCAAAATGTCCATCACTTAAAATCGCAAAAACTACCAAACTTAAAGAGCCCAAAGAGGCTAACCTCGTCCCATATACCCCAATCAGCGAAAAGAACATCCCGAAAATGATGATTTCGGCCACCACCAAAATAGGATAAGGATAACTGAACCCTATAATTAACGATATAAAAAAGAAAGACAATATCGTTAAAATAAATGTATTTCTCCTCCTTACAAACGGCCCTGGTTGATCCACGTTAATAGCCATTAACGTCCCCAGAGGAAAGGCAAAATATTCCTTCAACATCCCGAAATAAGCCAAGATAATACATGGGAGAACCACCGAAAATGTCATCCTTATTCCATAATAGATGTACTGGCTGGTCATGAATTTCTTGAGATCGGTAATTGTCGTCATGAAGGAAAATAAAGGCTATAAGTTTGTATAAAAATACTAAAAAAGGGACTTCTAAAAAAGGGACTTCTAAAAAAGAAATCCCTAATTTTTATTTAATCTCTGAGGAAAGACCTCTGGAGAGTAATTTTTGATGCATAGGTTTCAGCAGCTCTAAACTGCCTGTCTTCACCGTACATTTACCTTTAAAGTGCACTAGTAATGTGCATTGTTCGGCTTGTTCTGGAGTATGATTGCAAATCTCTATCAGGCTATCAATTACAAAATCAAAAGTATTTACATCATCATTATGCAATACTAATCGATTGTCTTCTTCTGTCCTATCCATTACCAAGACTTCTTCTTCCTGTTCATGGAAAGGTTTGTCTTTGTGGTTTGTATTAATGTTCATGGGCTTCTTGGTTTTCAACTTCCGAATCTAATTTTCCAGTATAAACAATCTCTACAAGTTCTACGCCACGATTTTGCATTTTCAGAATTTTAAAATGATAACCGTTGATGTCAAATTCTTGATTCTCTTCAGGAATATCATTTAACTCTGTCATGATTAAACCTGCTAATGTATTATATTGCTCAGGATTTTCAGGCAACTGTTCTGGAATACATTCATTAATTTCTTCCAAAGGCTGAGAAGCTTGAACCCAGTAAGTATTTTCTCCTACTTTTTCCACTATTTTATCTTCTTCATCCTCTTCATCCTGAATTTCTCCTACCAATTCTTCCAAGATATCTTCTAGGGAAATAATCCCTTCGGTCCCTCCAAACTCATCAATAACAATTGCTAAGTGTTGTTTTTTGGTTTGGAAAACCTTCATCAAATCTGAAATCTTTTTACTTCCTACCACAAAAGTAGGTTCATGAAGAAGGGTGGTAATATCAAAAGTATCCCATTCATCCAGATTTTTCACATATTCTCTGATAAACTCTTTGGTATAAAAAATCCCAATAATGTTATCTATAGAGCCGTCATAAACAGGAATACGAGAGTAACCACTGTCCAATACTTTTTCTACAATATCTTGTTTCTCATCATTAATATTAATGGAGAATATATTCTGTCTAGGTACCATAATTTGTTTTGCACTATGGTCCGTAAAGTCGAAAGCATTTTTGATGATTTCGTAATTTTCTTCTTCAATTTCTCCACCATCAGCACTTTGTTTTACCAATAGCTGTAACTCTTCTGTGGAATGTATTTCACTCTCCCCCGCAGGGTGGATATTAATCATCCTTAAAAAGCTATTGGAAATAGAGTTCATCAACCAAATAAATGGTCTAAAAATATTATAGAATAATATTAATGGATAGGCTATAAAGAAGGTTGTAGATTCTGATTTTCGGATGGCTATTGATTTAGGAACCAGCTCTCCGAATACGATATGCATCATCGTAATGATAAGGAAACTTCCTACTACCGAAAAAGTAGTAATGGTAGTATCTGCTACAGCAATATTAAGGGAATGGAACAATCCTTCAAAAATATGGTGTAAAGCACTTTCTCCTACCCAACCGAGTGCTAGACTGGCAAGGGTTATCCCTAATTGTGTTGCAGAAAGATATGCATCCAAATGGCGGATAATGGTTTCTGCTTTTTTTGCTAAAGCATTTCCTTCAGCAGCTTTTAATTGAATTTGGGAATAACGTACTTTAACGATAGAGAATTCTGCGGCTACGAAAAAGCCATTTAATAAAACTAAGAGTATTGCAATAAGAAGTTTGACAAAACTATCGGGGTCCATTTAACTTGTTAATAAAATATTTAGTTGCAAAGATAAAAAATTATTTAACAATGAACATTGTAATATCTTTACATACCTGAAATAAAATTTAAAAATAATGCTACTAATAACAATCAGTTAGCAACCTTCCATCTTTTTTAAACTGTTGAAAATCTAAATGATTCTCTACGCAAATAGCTTCTAAAATTTTCTCTATATCATGTTGCATCTTTAGAGCTCCACAAATCATAATATAGCCATCCCCTTTCAAGATTTCGGTAAATAAAGCCTGATCTCTTTTCACAAGACCCATCACATATTGTTTCTTCACTTCTCGAGAATAAGCCAAATGCAAATGAGCTAGCTTCCCTTTTTCTTGATTTTCAACTGCAAAATTTTGGTAAGACTTTGTAAGTTGATTATCATATCTAAAACCAGCATAGAGATGAGCATCTACAGCTTGGGTATTCTCTTCTATCATTCCTAGGAAAGGGGCAATCCCTGTCCCATTAGCGATCATTGCTACCTTAGAAGCTTTTTTAGGGAAATGGAATTCAGGATTTTCCATAATCCTTGCTTTTATCATGGAACCTTCTTTAAGGTGATACAAAAAGTTTGAACCTAAACCTCCTTCAAACAACTTCACTACCAATTGTAAATTTCCGCCTACTTTTCCTATAGAA encodes:
- the ahcY gene encoding adenosylhomocysteinase, with the translated sequence MEAKTQFVPYKVKDISLAEWGRKEIELAEAEMPGLMSLREEFGPQQPLKGARIAGCLHMTIQTAVLIETLVALGAEVTWSSCNIFSTQDHAAAAIAAAGIPVYAWKGMNEEEFDWCIEQTLFFGEERKPLNMILDDGGDLTNMVFDKYPELTKDIKGLSEETTTGVHRLYERMQNGTLVIPAINVNDSVTKSKFDNKYGCRESAVDAIRRATDVMLAGKRVVVCGYGDVGKGTAASFRGTGAIVTVTEIDPICALQAAMEGYEVKKLETVVENADIIITTTGNFGIVRGEHFEKMKDKTIVCNIGHFDNEIDMAWLNANYGDTKVEIKPQVDKYVINGKDIIILAEGRLVNLGCATGHPSFVMSNSFTNQTLAQMELWQHSDRYENKVYTLPKHLDEKVAALHLAKLGVELETLSEEQAKYIGVTVEGPFKPEYYRY
- the rpoN gene encoding RNA polymerase factor sigma-54, coding for MLKQNLQIKLGQKMAPQQIQLMKLIQLHTLEFEEELERELEENPALEKVTEDNAEEDYNSDDLYDDEGTESIETDFDVDEYLFDDEPSYKTASSNYSSDDEEFDNQSLLTEGQSLYEYLIEQIRMIQMSEDDLKIAEYIIGNLDNDGYLRRDVKSIVNDLAFSVGVYTTQEQVEEILLNYVQKLDPPGVAARDLQECLLLQIEKKVSSDKAVTLAYHILKDQFEALSNKHYQKILNKYDIEEEDLKDALDVISKLSPKVGGNFDTQTITINQEIIPDFQISVKNNKVTAALNSKNAPSLRVSEEYRDILTTYSHDKNSAEHKQAALFIKQKLDAAKWYIDAINQRQNTLLQTINAIIKLQHEYFITGDDKSIKPMILKDIADITGFDISTISRVVKSKYADTPNGIVYLKDLFSDSLVNDEGEEVSTKEIKTHLQDIIDKENKRKPYTDDALVGMLKEKGFNIARRTIAKYREQLNIPVARLRKEL
- a CDS encoding phosphatase PAP2 family protein codes for the protein MKKVLFLIFPFSWGVAQTNPSIMLADTLSTSSFEQPVKKTFFQKEGVRMAIAPTVLFAASAATWGERKHIREIRNRYIPNFKVGYDDYMQYAPAVAVYGLKLSGVKGRNNIGRATLSYAASAAIMALIVNGIKYTAKVERPDGSQNNSFPSGHTANAFNNASFLHKEYGVVNPLYSIGGYSVATFTGLGRNLNNRHWISDVLAGAGIGILSTELGYFFIDKIYKNKGDNLGLFSKFEGNENPSFLALKFGSALSTTNFLKESELDDKKESGFEAGLEGAYFFTKKWGVGANFSFTSFPVSTQRLDFDDPSLGGLDINTQALGFINMGIGPYFAHDFSDKWQMMLKTIAGYSSPAGGKVLVQSSLIDLPNNELEVAHYKPSKSFRWTNGASLTYKLNSELGITAFADYHMSNSKIHYTFSDDIKNDDELNTSFNDDSVKEKINYFSLGLKLTAYF
- a CDS encoding 4'-phosphopantetheinyl transferase superfamily protein, coding for MPLYQDFSNNKAKIWIWKYDENDLLNPHELLHDEEFLKWEKYHPKKQSEMLMVRKMLKDYLPHCMIKYFDNGEPYLENSSFEISITHSFPFAALAIGRKKIGIDLEKVKDKIIKIENKFILHEFQFIPEGKSREEYLTAIWCVKEALYKIHSSKFWSLKKNYEVLPFDINSGEMIKCRVYNDEFSDYFSANLKRFDNFIFAEVSE
- the asnS gene encoding asparagine--tRNA ligase, giving the protein MNKMTISELLVDYKKFLHHDITIQGWVRAFRSNRFVALNDGSTINNLQIVVDFENFDENIIKNINTASSLKIEGEVVESQGSGQTIEIIAKKICILGDNFTEELQSTILQPKKHSLEKLREQAHLRFRTNLFGAVFRVRHAISFAIHSFFNDRQFFYINTPLITGADAEGAGEMFGVSNFDFNNIPRDENGEVDYSQDFFGRKTNLTVSGQLEGETAAMGLGRIYTFGPTFRAENSNTTRHLAEFWMIEPEVAFNNLEDNIDLAEDFLKYVIQYVLDHCKDDLQFLDKRFAEDQKQKPEKERAKEGLIEKLENVVAKRFKRVSYTEAIEILLNSKENKKRKFVYPIEGWGADLQSEHERYLVEKHFESPVVLFDYPKDIKAFYMRMNEDNKTVAAMDVLFPGIGEIIGGSQREERIDVLRQKMQEMHVDEKELWWYMDTRKFGSVPHAGFGLGLERLVLFITGMTNIRDVIPFPRYPKNAEF
- a CDS encoding multidrug effflux MFS transporter; the protein is MKNQNKSFIWLIIFLVGFPQISETIYTPSLSFLASALAVSNNEIQKTLSIYFSGFAIGVFLWGILSDIIGRKSSMISGIILYIIGSILCYQSYSFDFLILARFIQALGASVGSCVNQTILRDVYTDKEQIGVFSTISAVLAFSPAIEPLLGSIVASIWDVYAVFIVLITMGFCAFFWSIFSLKETLILHEKPKYNYKQIVKNIGLDKSFWIYGGLIGVVNGVIFSYYGEAPFIFIDYFKFTIVEYGCIGFAIAIANFLGARYCKKLNGKKSHQRILFTGNCIFFFGTIVLLLAAIFLKPHSVILISTFLAAIFIIFFGLACMLPICLSNALINHKANLGISGAFLGLYYYAIVGGVTFLMSFFHTLSLFVLPLFLLFWFTINSVLILMNRK